The following proteins are encoded in a genomic region of Dyadobacter sp. UC 10:
- a CDS encoding helix-turn-helix domain-containing protein: MPIIVNLDVIMAKRKISLNELSERVDLTLSNLSILKTGKAKAIRFSTLDAICKALDCQPGDILEYVSDEVNKGGHPRLNLA, from the coding sequence ATGCCGATTATTGTGAATCTGGATGTGATCATGGCAAAGCGAAAAATATCTCTGAATGAGCTTTCTGAAAGAGTTGATCTAACATTATCCAATCTCTCTATTTTGAAGACGGGTAAGGCAAAAGCAATTCGGTTTAGTACGCTGGACGCAATTTGTAAAGCATTGGATTGCCAGCCAGGTGATATTTTGGAATACGTAAGTGACGAAGTGAACAAAGGCGGCCATCCCCGGCTAAATCTGGCTTAA
- a CDS encoding GRP family sugar transporter: MFIIESYSTAVFFCFITMIAWGSSSNTQKLVSPDWRVELFCWDYAFGILITSIIFALTIGSHGIEGRSFIADMQQASIENIANALLGGIIFNAANILFITAVSIAGISVAFSVGSGLSLVIGVIVNYITSPIGNANLLFLGVFLIIIAILLNTIAYKSMSATAGSVSMKGLLISIASGILMGLFFKYVANSMFLDFKIPVEGKLSPYSAVFIFSVGFLLSNLILNTFLMMKPIVGIPVKFSGYLKGTVKNHLLGFAGGSIWCIGMSFSIIASDKAGAAISYGLASGAIVVASVWGIYFWKEFKTAPKGTTLILNIMLIAFLSGLILIVISR, from the coding sequence ATGTTCATCATTGAGAGTTATTCCACGGCAGTATTTTTTTGTTTTATCACGATGATTGCATGGGGTTCCAGTTCGAACACCCAAAAACTCGTTAGCCCGGATTGGAGAGTTGAACTATTTTGCTGGGACTATGCCTTCGGAATACTGATAACGTCTATAATTTTTGCACTAACAATAGGCAGTCATGGAATTGAAGGGCGAAGCTTTATCGCCGATATGCAGCAAGCCAGTATTGAAAACATCGCCAATGCGCTGCTGGGAGGGATTATTTTTAACGCAGCCAACATTTTATTTATAACAGCTGTATCAATTGCCGGCATCTCTGTTGCATTTTCTGTCGGCTCCGGTTTATCTCTGGTAATTGGAGTGATCGTCAATTACATCACTTCACCTATTGGAAATGCCAATCTTCTTTTCTTAGGTGTATTCCTGATTATCATTGCGATTCTATTAAACACAATTGCCTATAAGAGTATGTCGGCAACCGCCGGATCCGTCTCAATGAAAGGATTGTTGATATCAATTGCCAGTGGGATTTTAATGGGCCTTTTCTTTAAATATGTGGCGAACTCAATGTTCCTGGACTTTAAAATACCGGTTGAAGGAAAACTCAGCCCTTATTCCGCTGTGTTCATTTTTTCCGTCGGTTTTTTATTGAGCAATCTTATTCTAAATACTTTTCTGATGATGAAACCGATTGTTGGCATTCCCGTTAAATTTTCCGGGTATTTAAAAGGTACTGTTAAAAATCACCTTTTAGGTTTTGCCGGTGGTTCGATATGGTGTATTGGAATGTCTTTTAGCATTATTGCTTCCGACAAAGCAGGAGCAGCAATTTCATATGGATTGGCATCCGGGGCAATCGTTGTCGCATCTGTTTGGGGTATTTATTTCTGGAAAGAATTCAAAACCGCGCCAAAAGGTACCACCCTTATACTTAATATCATGTTAATCGCATTTCTTTCAGGGTTAATACTGATTGTCATTTCGCGGTAA
- a CDS encoding VOC family protein, with product MTFLSLEPFIPSGSDFHKSKQLFQELGFEIEWEEGELIGFRNGSCKFILQKYDNKEFAQNLMLVIKLKDIDGFWKDITKRNLPEKFGIPLIGQPTDQPYGREVNIIDAAGVCWHFLEEKV from the coding sequence ATGACTTTTTTATCTTTGGAACCTTTTATTCCTTCCGGTAGCGACTTTCATAAATCAAAGCAACTATTTCAAGAACTTGGTTTTGAAATAGAATGGGAAGAAGGGGAACTCATTGGTTTTCGCAATGGCAGTTGCAAATTCATATTACAGAAATATGATAATAAGGAATTTGCTCAAAATTTGATGTTAGTAATCAAATTAAAGGATATTGATGGCTTTTGGAAGGACATAACTAAAAGAAATCTTCCGGAAAAGTTCGGTATTCCGCTTATTGGACAACCGACAGATCAACCCTACGGAAGAGAAGTTAATATTATTGATGCCGCAGGAGTTTGTTGGCATTTTCTCGAAGAGAAGGTATAG
- a CDS encoding RNA polymerase sigma factor: MQIGDKQAFEILFRRYYPSLLDFLRILRAEREAAEDILQDLFVEIWLKRDELTIHSSFKAYLYTAAKNRFFNYQKTITLSSVDVAEMIGAPLSFDPAGQLVAAEMTTAFNREMDALPAQAREAFNLQLAGARQREIALEMGISESTVEKHLGNARRKLKAAMTGYLD; this comes from the coding sequence ATGCAGATCGGGGATAAACAGGCTTTTGAAATCCTTTTCCGGAGGTACTATCCGTCTCTGCTCGATTTTCTGCGCATTCTGCGGGCGGAGCGGGAGGCTGCGGAGGATATTTTGCAGGATCTTTTTGTAGAGATCTGGCTGAAAAGAGATGAACTCACGATCCATTCTTCTTTCAAAGCTTACCTGTATACCGCGGCCAAAAACCGGTTTTTCAATTATCAGAAAACGATTACCCTTTCGAGTGTGGACGTGGCCGAAATGATCGGGGCACCTTTGTCCTTTGATCCGGCCGGGCAGCTGGTAGCAGCAGAAATGACGACTGCTTTTAACAGGGAAATGGATGCACTGCCGGCGCAGGCGCGGGAGGCATTTAATTTGCAGCTGGCTGGTGCCCGGCAGCGCGAAATCGCCCTCGAAATGGGTATTTCCGAAAGTACGGTGGAGAAACACCTCGGTAATGCCCGCCGGAAACTGAAAGCTGCGATGACAGGTTACCTTGATTAA
- a CDS encoding CehA/McbA family metallohydrolase domain-containing protein, with protein MKFRFLLIAAILVPMFTQAQVKLNTAQFNRKGEASVTSQKELIEITWPAGEGRFGRVQFDMSPSGALFRRIALGTRASPVTISEELDAAFLLTVGKRDLLSQNGWNIFFDKVPQRPFQTFPVVLKKNSISVKSIGSRTVVTVGTLAADRFSGALEVTFYNGSPLFNVAAVISTNAEATAIVYDAGLISRTEKWKTLSWANTNDQLESAAVQYNDPAKNLSVKYRTIAAQAVQGSLAIFPPPHQYFYPLDEAFNLKFIWQGKNHRNMLDGYGIGIRQELEGDRRFVPWFNAPPKTKQRLNFFCLLSDAGNAEAIGSVKKFTNADRYVSLPGFKTMSSHFHNEFIMNVVLAGKPVPEKPEFVEVFKRLGVDMVHLGEFHYTAHPKGPDSLRLKELKALFEQCKRLSDNEFLLMPGEEPNEFFGGHWMNIFPKPVYWIMSRGKEVPFVENRPGFGKVYHIGNKNDMLKLLQEEQGLAWTAHARTKGSVNTPDIYNHEAFYKSDRFMGAAWKAMPADLSEPRLGNRVLDLLDDMNNWGEKKTVIAEADLFTVTHENEMYAHMNVNYLMLDQLPKYDEGWLPVVNAMQQGRFFSTTGEVLMHELKANGKLSGETITLNADGTADVSLKLSWTFPMNFVEIISGDGEKVYRERIDLTKTHAFGTQQFQFSPQLKGRKWMRIEAWDSAVNGAFSQTFHLEAGSGK; from the coding sequence ATGAAATTCAGATTCTTACTCATCGCCGCTATCCTGGTGCCAATGTTTACGCAGGCGCAGGTGAAATTGAACACAGCGCAGTTTAACCGGAAAGGGGAAGCGAGCGTGACCAGCCAGAAAGAGCTGATAGAAATTACATGGCCGGCTGGTGAAGGCAGATTTGGCAGGGTGCAGTTCGATATGTCGCCTTCCGGCGCGCTGTTCAGGCGCATTGCACTGGGCACCAGGGCTTCGCCTGTCACCATATCCGAAGAGCTGGACGCGGCATTTCTGCTCACCGTCGGCAAGCGTGACCTGCTTTCGCAGAACGGATGGAATATTTTCTTCGACAAAGTTCCGCAAAGGCCTTTCCAAACTTTTCCGGTGGTCCTGAAAAAAAACAGTATCTCGGTCAAAAGCATCGGCAGCCGCACGGTGGTTACCGTCGGTACACTGGCGGCCGACCGGTTTTCCGGGGCGTTGGAGGTAACGTTTTACAATGGCAGCCCGCTGTTCAACGTTGCCGCGGTGATATCAACCAATGCAGAGGCGACTGCGATCGTCTACGACGCCGGGCTGATCAGCAGGACGGAAAAATGGAAAACCCTGTCGTGGGCCAATACGAATGATCAGCTGGAATCAGCCGCAGTGCAATATAATGACCCTGCTAAAAATCTTTCCGTGAAATACAGGACTATCGCCGCGCAGGCTGTACAAGGCTCGCTGGCCATTTTTCCTCCACCCCACCAGTATTTTTATCCGCTCGACGAAGCTTTCAACCTGAAATTTATCTGGCAGGGCAAAAATCACCGGAATATGCTGGATGGTTACGGAATCGGGATCAGGCAGGAGCTGGAAGGGGACCGGCGCTTTGTCCCCTGGTTCAATGCGCCGCCGAAAACGAAGCAGCGCCTTAACTTTTTCTGCCTGCTTAGTGACGCGGGCAATGCAGAAGCAATCGGGTCGGTCAAAAAATTCACGAATGCCGATCGTTATGTCAGCCTGCCGGGCTTCAAAACCATGTCGAGCCATTTCCACAATGAATTTATCATGAATGTGGTGCTGGCAGGGAAGCCAGTTCCCGAAAAGCCTGAGTTCGTCGAGGTATTCAAGCGGCTGGGTGTTGATATGGTGCATTTGGGAGAATTTCACTACACAGCGCACCCGAAAGGCCCCGATTCACTCAGACTTAAAGAGCTGAAAGCGTTGTTTGAACAATGTAAGCGACTGTCGGACAACGAGTTTCTGTTAATGCCGGGAGAAGAGCCAAATGAATTTTTCGGGGGACACTGGATGAATATTTTCCCAAAACCAGTATACTGGATTATGTCGCGCGGCAAGGAAGTGCCTTTTGTTGAAAACAGGCCGGGGTTTGGCAAGGTATATCATATCGGCAATAAAAACGACATGCTGAAACTGCTGCAGGAAGAGCAGGGACTAGCCTGGACCGCCCATGCACGGACAAAAGGGTCGGTCAACACGCCGGACATTTATAATCACGAAGCTTTTTATAAATCAGACCGCTTTATGGGCGCTGCCTGGAAAGCCATGCCGGCCGATCTCTCTGAGCCACGCCTGGGCAATCGCGTGCTCGATCTGCTGGATGACATGAATAACTGGGGCGAAAAAAAAACCGTCATCGCGGAGGCCGACCTGTTTACCGTCACCCACGAAAACGAAATGTACGCGCATATGAACGTCAATTACCTGATGCTCGATCAGCTTCCTAAATATGATGAAGGCTGGCTACCCGTCGTAAATGCCATGCAGCAAGGCAGGTTCTTCTCGACCACCGGGGAAGTATTGATGCACGAGTTGAAAGCAAATGGCAAATTATCCGGCGAAACAATAACCTTGAATGCAGACGGAACCGCCGATGTAAGTTTAAAATTGAGCTGGACCTTCCCGATGAATTTTGTGGAGATCATTTCAGGCGACGGAGAAAAGGTGTACCGCGAGCGGATAGACCTGACCAAAACCCACGCCTTCGGAACGCAGCAATTTCAATTTAGCCCTCAGCTCAAAGGCAGAAAATGGATGCGGATAGAAGCCTGGGACAGCGCTGTAAACGGCGCTTTCAGTCAAACCTTTCATCTGGAAGCGGGTTCTGGCAAATAG
- a CDS encoding FecR family protein: MEQNEFLDLAIACLAGAATDEERLMLEKMVVTDASKKALFNALAENWQADNSGENVSRAWEKVAARLEDSDLPRHKRFSAKNWLAAAMLVFCAGMGWMLITKRAGNQKEVESVSWTKVEAGNTVKDSVWLPDGTYVRLNKGAAITYPDNFAGTERQVRLTGEGYFEVSKNPVKPFLIHVGNAVVKVIGTAFNVRENRQDTTVMVAVMEGLVLFSDKTKNKTGSLLRAGYIGLLDRESIQVSQGNTTNYLSWYSNRLIFENLSLPEVSRQLEHLYGVNIIIKSKELKSLALTANINHGSFADVISKIAYSLDVHYRISNSGTVELFK; the protein is encoded by the coding sequence ATGGAGCAAAACGAATTTCTGGATCTGGCAATCGCCTGTCTGGCCGGAGCGGCTACTGACGAAGAGCGCCTGATGCTTGAAAAAATGGTTGTCACCGATGCATCTAAAAAGGCCTTGTTCAATGCCCTGGCTGAAAACTGGCAGGCAGATAACAGCGGTGAAAATGTAAGCCGCGCCTGGGAGAAAGTCGCCGCAAGACTGGAAGACAGTGATTTGCCCCGGCACAAGCGTTTCAGCGCCAAAAACTGGCTTGCAGCCGCAATGCTCGTTTTCTGCGCGGGAATGGGCTGGATGCTGATTACCAAACGTGCCGGAAACCAGAAGGAGGTCGAATCGGTCAGCTGGACAAAAGTGGAGGCAGGTAATACCGTAAAGGATTCCGTGTGGCTGCCCGACGGGACTTATGTACGGCTGAATAAAGGCGCCGCAATTACCTATCCGGACAATTTTGCTGGGACGGAGCGGCAGGTGCGGCTCACAGGCGAAGGGTATTTCGAGGTAAGTAAAAACCCGGTTAAGCCCTTTCTGATCCACGTGGGCAACGCAGTAGTGAAGGTCATCGGAACAGCCTTCAACGTGAGGGAAAACCGGCAGGATACCACCGTGATGGTTGCGGTAATGGAAGGCCTGGTTTTATTTTCCGACAAAACTAAAAACAAAACCGGGTCGCTGCTGAGGGCAGGGTATATCGGGCTGCTCGACCGGGAAAGTATTCAGGTAAGTCAGGGTAATACGACCAATTACCTGAGCTGGTACAGCAACCGGCTGATTTTTGAAAACCTGTCACTGCCGGAAGTAAGCAGGCAGCTGGAACATTTATACGGAGTCAATATCATTATCAAATCGAAAGAACTGAAATCGCTTGCGCTGACAGCCAATATCAATCATGGGAGTTTTGCTGATGTAATTTCCAAAATAGCGTATTCGCTCGACGTGCATTACCGGATCAGCAATTCAGGGACAGTCGAACTTTTTAAGTAA
- a CDS encoding DUF2975 domain-containing protein: MRQILTITIMSKSNTFVFKGLYIVAWVIFVGLCIEAGGLVVNFIFSLYKPEFVRNLYQKLDLSELYERSKWAFFSMYSFILVIAILKAILFYVVIMLMSKIDLSKPFNSFVSRQISQISYYTLSIGLLSYAARQSAGNLMHRGFDTANLDQFWADSQAFILMAAVIYVIATIFKKGIDIQSENDLTV, translated from the coding sequence TTGCGGCAGATCTTAACCATAACCATTATGTCGAAGAGTAACACCTTTGTATTTAAAGGCTTGTATATTGTTGCCTGGGTCATCTTCGTTGGCCTGTGCATTGAAGCCGGTGGACTGGTAGTTAATTTTATTTTCAGTTTATACAAACCTGAATTTGTCCGGAATCTTTACCAAAAGCTGGACTTAAGCGAACTGTATGAACGTAGTAAATGGGCCTTTTTCAGTATGTACAGTTTCATATTGGTCATTGCGATTTTAAAGGCCATCCTGTTCTATGTGGTCATTATGCTGATGAGCAAAATTGATTTATCAAAACCCTTCAATAGCTTCGTTTCGCGACAAATTTCACAAATTAGTTATTACACGCTTTCAATTGGGCTTTTAAGTTACGCAGCCCGACAGTCAGCAGGAAATTTAATGCATCGTGGCTTTGATACTGCAAACCTGGACCAGTTCTGGGCTGATAGTCAGGCATTTATTTTAATGGCGGCGGTAATCTATGTAATTGCCACTATTTTTAAAAAAGGAATAGATATTCAAAGCGAAAACGATTTAACAGTTTAA
- a CDS encoding transglycosylase domain-containing protein translates to MIEFQPGRYRRTIVRIWKTTGISLGLLVFFIVAVRFNLLWLFGGMPDLAMLENPQSELASELISEDGRSLGKYFSENRVRIEVDQLSPNLIHALIATEDARFTNHSGIDGRSMLRVAKGVFTGNSSSGGGSTITQQVAKNLFETRSKKYRGVLGKIPLVGTVIMKTKEWMLAVILERKYTKNEIMMMYLNTVSFGNNTYGIKVASRSYFGKEPIDLTVTEAALLVGMLQNPSLHNPLRRPANATRRRNVVMSQMVRYNYLPAAEFHALKDKPLDLRFRLDGPNAGLAPYFQESMRGYLEAWIKLYNEENDTDLDLKTSGLRIHTTVDSRLQQHMETALKEHMREQQRLFDAHWKGRNPWAYPNGREVPGFIEKAVKSLPHFIALKKDIGEAEAWKVMRKPYKMKVFSYDGEKEMHMSPIDSIRYYKRFLHAGMMSMDPRSGHIKAWVGGVDFKYFKYDHVKQGRRQPGSTFKPFVYITALQKNYLTPCDRITDQPVEGNWNPPSSQYSYQSLTLRQALGQSVNSISANIIQMVKPATVADYAHKLGITSQLDEVPSLCLGISSVSVYEMVNAYCSFANGGYRTEQLAILRIEDRNGNVLQEFHPKQNQELSDLMAYNMLYLMRGAVEDPGGTAARLRSYGVTEGNEIAAKTGTTQNHSDAWFMGMTQNLVSGIWVGGEDMQIHFRTMALGQGGHAALPAWGMYMKNVYADRTLEQYKKAAFIKPANFTPVCDESLKDSSGTYTPPHASTDEGAQF, encoded by the coding sequence ATGATCGAATTTCAGCCAGGCAGATACAGACGCACAATCGTCAGGATCTGGAAAACTACCGGCATATCTCTTGGCCTCCTGGTCTTCTTCATCGTTGCAGTCAGGTTTAATCTGCTGTGGCTGTTTGGTGGCATGCCCGATTTGGCTATGCTCGAAAATCCGCAAAGTGAATTAGCGTCGGAATTGATCTCGGAAGACGGCAGGTCACTTGGAAAGTATTTCTCAGAAAACCGGGTGCGGATTGAAGTTGACCAGCTTTCTCCCAACTTGATCCATGCATTGATAGCCACCGAAGACGCGCGATTTACCAATCACTCGGGAATTGACGGCCGCAGCATGTTGCGTGTAGCCAAAGGCGTGTTCACCGGCAATTCGAGTTCAGGCGGAGGAAGTACGATTACGCAGCAGGTTGCCAAAAATCTCTTTGAAACCCGGTCAAAAAAATACCGTGGTGTCCTCGGTAAAATCCCTCTGGTCGGCACTGTAATTATGAAGACCAAAGAATGGATGCTGGCAGTGATTTTGGAGCGGAAGTACACCAAAAACGAAATCATGATGATGTATCTCAACACGGTTTCGTTCGGGAATAACACCTACGGGATTAAAGTTGCGTCGAGAAGTTACTTCGGCAAGGAACCGATCGATTTAACAGTGACCGAAGCGGCACTTCTGGTTGGAATGCTGCAAAACCCTTCCTTACACAATCCTTTGCGGCGGCCGGCTAATGCCACCAGGCGCAGGAATGTGGTGATGTCACAAATGGTCCGGTATAATTACCTGCCAGCAGCAGAATTTCATGCGCTGAAAGACAAGCCACTGGATCTCCGGTTCAGGTTGGATGGCCCCAATGCCGGACTTGCTCCCTATTTTCAGGAATCCATGCGCGGTTATCTGGAAGCCTGGATCAAACTGTACAATGAAGAAAACGACACAGATCTGGACTTAAAAACCAGTGGGTTACGTATTCATACAACCGTTGATTCACGGTTGCAGCAGCATATGGAAACTGCACTGAAGGAACATATGCGCGAGCAGCAAAGACTTTTCGATGCGCATTGGAAGGGTCGCAATCCGTGGGCTTACCCGAATGGCCGCGAGGTACCGGGATTTATAGAGAAGGCAGTAAAATCCCTGCCTCATTTCATCGCATTAAAGAAAGATATCGGCGAAGCAGAAGCCTGGAAGGTGATGCGCAAGCCTTATAAAATGAAAGTTTTTTCATACGACGGGGAAAAGGAAATGCACATGAGCCCGATTGATTCAATCCGGTATTACAAGCGTTTTTTGCACGCAGGAATGATGTCGATGGATCCACGGAGCGGCCACATTAAAGCATGGGTTGGCGGGGTTGATTTTAAATACTTTAAATATGATCACGTCAAACAAGGTCGCAGGCAGCCCGGCTCGACTTTCAAGCCGTTCGTATATATTACGGCATTGCAAAAGAATTACCTGACCCCCTGTGACCGCATTACGGATCAGCCCGTCGAAGGAAACTGGAACCCGCCTTCCAGCCAATATTCCTATCAATCACTTACACTTCGCCAGGCACTCGGACAATCAGTAAACTCCATTAGCGCCAATATTATTCAGATGGTCAAGCCTGCTACCGTCGCCGATTATGCGCACAAATTAGGTATTACCAGCCAGCTGGACGAAGTGCCGTCACTTTGCCTGGGGATCAGCTCTGTTTCGGTATATGAAATGGTCAATGCTTATTGCTCCTTCGCGAACGGCGGTTACCGCACCGAGCAGCTCGCCATTTTACGGATTGAAGACAGGAATGGAAATGTTTTGCAGGAATTTCACCCGAAGCAAAACCAGGAGTTAAGTGATTTGATGGCCTACAACATGCTTTATTTAATGCGCGGGGCCGTTGAAGACCCCGGTGGAACAGCTGCCCGCCTGCGATCCTATGGTGTTACGGAAGGAAACGAAATTGCAGCCAAAACCGGGACGACACAAAATCATTCGGATGCATGGTTCATGGGTATGACGCAAAATCTGGTTTCAGGGATCTGGGTTGGTGGAGAGGATATGCAGATCCATTTCCGGACAATGGCTCTCGGACAGGGAGGACACGCAGCATTGCCGGCCTGGGGAATGTATATGAAAAACGTTTATGCAGACCGCACATTGGAACAATATAAGAAAGCTGCCTTTATCAAGCCCGCTAATTTCACGCCTGTTTGTGACGAATCACTTAAAGATTCCAGCGGCACCTACACCCCGCCTCATGCCTCAACCGATGAAGGCGCTCAGTTTTAA